In Nitrospirota bacterium, a single window of DNA contains:
- the bamA gene encoding outer membrane protein assembly factor BamA, whose protein sequence is MPEKGTIKKQFPAIIIIYLVSIIIIASAVIASTQDMPLIKIIEIKGNKKIEEETIRARIKSKAGEFFSQERAQNDIKTLFAIGYFDDVRVEVESFEDGIKLIYILKEKPTITSIDFQGNEEIETDKIKEKVTISAGAIASPPLISDNVQKIITFYQSEGYWHVKVIPVTRVISEDAVALTFQIEEGPKVTIKKIQIEGNKALSSREIKKAMETRERWLFSFITGSGFYKKEEMEADIERIRELYHSKGYIQVVVAEPRVTLSPDKKRIYINISVSEGEQFKVGSVDLKGNTVFASSELFQKIETAPGKVFNRKALRKDISNILDLYSEKGYALCDVKPMLDLDTPQKLVNLTLSISEGDIFRIGRVIITGNTKTRDKVIRREVRLDEGDVFNSKLMKRSYERITNTNYFDSVEITPEPKAEEKLVDVHVKVKERQTGMLSIGGGYSSVDKFIGMGEITQTNLFGKGYLLKLRAELSSRRANYNLLLRDPWFMDKPITASFGIYNETFKSLDYTRKAKGFSVGFGKELSEYIRGDIVYNLEKVEVLDVSDAASQFIKDQRGKKLTSSLSPSLTRDSRDNFLDPTRGSRNAIYTTFAGIGGDNYFVKALLDSGWYIPLVWDTTLGLRGRVGYASGFAGKELPVYERFYVGGINTVRGLGFGEGGPRSAEGEKIGGTKEVIFNAEFIFPLVKDLRLKGVAFFDAGRAYDKNEPIRIQDLRPTTGLGIRWISPLGPIRVEWGYNLSRKPDESQSKWEFTFGTAF, encoded by the coding sequence TTGCCGGAAAAAGGCACCATAAAAAAACAGTTTCCTGCAATTATTATAATATACCTTGTCTCTATTATAATTATAGCTTCTGCCGTTATTGCTTCAACACAGGACATGCCACTGATTAAAATCATTGAAATTAAAGGAAATAAGAAGATTGAGGAAGAGACAATAAGGGCCAGGATTAAAAGCAAGGCAGGTGAATTTTTCTCTCAGGAAAGAGCACAGAATGATATAAAAACATTATTTGCAATTGGCTATTTTGATGATGTAAGGGTTGAGGTAGAATCCTTTGAAGATGGCATCAAGCTAATATATATCCTGAAAGAAAAGCCCACAATCACAAGTATAGACTTTCAGGGAAATGAAGAAATAGAAACTGACAAGATTAAAGAAAAAGTGACAATCTCCGCGGGGGCCATAGCAAGCCCTCCCCTCATATCTGACAATGTTCAAAAAATTATTACTTTTTACCAGTCGGAGGGATACTGGCATGTAAAGGTAATCCCTGTGACCAGGGTTATTTCCGAGGATGCCGTGGCCCTTACCTTCCAGATAGAAGAGGGGCCAAAGGTCACAATAAAAAAGATACAGATCGAGGGGAACAAGGCATTATCTTCAAGAGAGATAAAGAAGGCCATGGAGACCAGAGAGCGCTGGCTGTTTTCTTTTATCACAGGCTCTGGATTTTACAAAAAAGAGGAGATGGAGGCTGACATCGAAAGGATCAGGGAGCTCTATCACAGCAAAGGTTACATACAGGTTGTTGTTGCAGAGCCCAGAGTAACTTTAAGTCCTGATAAAAAGCGCATATATATAAATATATCAGTATCCGAGGGCGAACAATTTAAGGTCGGCTCAGTCGATTTAAAGGGCAATACTGTTTTTGCCAGCTCTGAACTTTTCCAGAAAATTGAGACTGCGCCTGGAAAGGTTTTCAACAGAAAAGCCCTGAGAAAAGATATTTCCAATATACTTGACCTCTATTCAGAGAAAGGTTATGCCCTGTGCGATGTAAAACCCATGTTAGATTTAGACACTCCCCAAAAGCTTGTGAATTTAACCCTATCAATTTCTGAGGGAGATATATTCAGGATTGGCAGGGTAATAATTACAGGAAATACAAAAACAAGGGATAAGGTCATCAGGAGGGAGGTGAGGCTTGATGAAGGTGATGTTTTCAACAGCAAACTCATGAAGAGGAGCTATGAGAGGATAACTAATACCAACTATTTCGACTCAGTAGAGATAACCCCTGAGCCAAAGGCAGAGGAAAAGCTGGTTGACGTCCACGTCAAAGTAAAAGAACGGCAGACAGGCATGCTCTCTATTGGTGGCGGTTATAGTTCTGTAGATAAATTCATAGGTATGGGAGAGATTACACAGACAAACCTCTTTGGAAAAGGCTATTTACTTAAACTCAGGGCAGAGCTGAGCTCAAGGAGAGCAAACTACAACCTCCTCCTTAGAGACCCATGGTTTATGGATAAACCAATCACAGCGAGCTTTGGCATTTACAACGAAACCTTTAAGTCCCTCGACTACACCAGAAAGGCAAAAGGCTTTTCTGTTGGTTTCGGGAAAGAGCTCTCAGAATATATACGGGGGGACATCGTTTATAACCTTGAAAAGGTAGAAGTATTGGATGTCTCAGATGCTGCCTCCCAGTTTATAAAAGACCAGAGAGGCAAAAAACTCACAAGCAGTCTCAGCCCTTCGCTGACAAGGGATTCTAGAGACAATTTTCTTGACCCGACAAGGGGGTCAAGAAACGCAATCTACACAACATTTGCAGGCATAGGCGGAGACAATTACTTCGTAAAGGCCCTCCTTGACTCAGGCTGGTATATACCTCTTGTATGGGACACCACCCTCGGCCTGAGGGGAAGAGTAGGATATGCATCTGGATTCGCAGGAAAAGAGCTGCCTGTTTATGAAAGATTTTATGTGGGGGGGATTAATACTGTAAGAGGCCTTGGCTTTGGAGAGGGAGGGCCGAGGAGTGCAGAGGGGGAAAAAATAGGGGGCACCAAGGAGGTGATTTTTAATGCTGAGTTCATATTCCCTCTTGTAAAGGATCTCCGCTTAAAAGGTGTGGCATTTTTCGACGCAGGCAGGGCCTACGACAAAAACGAGCCAATACGGATTCAAGATTTAAGGCCAACTACAGGCCTTGGCATTAGATGGATATCGCCACTGGGCCCGATAAGGGTTGAATGGGGTTACAATTTATCAAGGAAGCCAGATGAAAGCCAGAGCAAGTGGGAATTTACCTTTGGCACAGCTTTTTAA
- a CDS encoding OmpH family outer membrane protein, with protein sequence MKKIWERNCFAILSGLVLLLFFGANVSRAEVATKIAYVDLFKAINESEAGLKAKNTLDDLIKSKQTTLDKKVKEIEKLKSEFEKQASVLSEDVKKKKLEEVESLQRDYQRLLQDSQTEVKKKEAELTGSILREMREIINKIAEEEGYALILEKAEGVVLYGSKNIDITDKVIKKHNETRKSGEKKTKK encoded by the coding sequence ATGAAAAAGATTTGGGAGAGAAATTGCTTTGCAATTCTGTCAGGTTTAGTTTTGCTGCTATTTTTCGGAGCCAATGTCTCCAGAGCTGAAGTAGCCACTAAGATAGCTTATGTGGACCTCTTTAAGGCCATTAATGAGTCAGAGGCCGGCCTCAAGGCAAAAAATACCCTGGACGATTTAATTAAGTCAAAACAGACAACATTAGACAAAAAGGTCAAAGAGATTGAGAAGCTTAAGTCGGAGTTTGAAAAACAAGCCTCTGTGCTTTCGGAAGATGTGAAAAAGAAAAAACTTGAAGAGGTCGAGAGCCTCCAGAGAGATTACCAGAGATTGCTTCAGGATTCCCAGACCGAGGTAAAGAAAAAAGAAGCAGAACTCACAGGCTCAATCCTGAGAGAGATGAGAGAGATTATAAATAAGATTGCCGAAGAAGAAGGATACGCCTTAATCCTCGAGAAGGCCGAAGGAGTAGTGCTCTATGGCTCAAAAAATATAGACATAACAGACAAGGTAATTAAAAAGCATAACGAAACAAGAAAATCTGGCGAGAAAAAGACAAAGAAATAG